One genomic window of Medicago truncatula cultivar Jemalong A17 chromosome 1, MtrunA17r5.0-ANR, whole genome shotgun sequence includes the following:
- the LOC11408725 gene encoding uncharacterized protein encodes MSCRSLTCCNIQFHSTTTLSPSSISFSNGISLRSSTSTSKLRAKFEKFQGEPEPEPPSSSSLEIIITQDKDETDSCLPPDLEGAVIQSSQATASFVSSGGMRAIVELLIPQLEFLDDEGAQLELWELSRLFLDTLIQETNCQKVKAVFPDAGAAALLKYRWKDALFSFASLSDRKLVDSGDEMVVMIVPDHQMLEYVEKIASTLSDDPPRPLIMWNPRLYSKDVGVGYNVRQLRQYFLSTFTTVYHMRPMPFGAVFRCYPEMWKVFSDDKDRPNRYLLAKEYANRPDTEDIEMLFGNNEEQKSEQGQSLFDKAAGVFSSVNRFMKSM; translated from the exons ATGAGTTGTCGGAGCTTAACTTGCTGCAACATCCAGTTCcactcaacaacaacactcTCACCTTCTTCCATATCTTTTTCCAATGGAATTTCCCTTCGCTCTTCAACCTCCACCTCCAAACTTCGCGCCAAGTTTGAGAAATTCCAAGGTGAACCTGAACCTGAACCTCCTTCATCATCCTCACTAGAAATTATCATTACACAAGATAAAGACGAAACCGACAG tTGTTTACCTCCAGACTTGGAGGGTGCAGTGATACAATCAAGTCAGGCTACTGCTTCATTTGTATCTTCAGGAGGGATGAGAGCCATT GTTGAACTTTTAATTCCTCAACTCGAATTCTTAGACGATGAAGGCGCACAGTTGGAGCTCTGGGAATTGTCAAGGCTTTTCTTGGATACACTTATTCAAGAAACTAATTGTCAG AAAGTTAAAGCCGTATTTCCAGATGCCGGTGCTGCAGCTCTTCTAAAATATCGGTGGAAAGATGCTTTGTTTAGTTTTGCAAG CTTAAGTGATCGAAAGCTTGTAGACAGTGGTGATGAGATGGTGGTTATGATTGTTCCTGATCATCAGATGTTAGAATATGTCGAGAAAATTGCATCCACTCTCTCCGATGATCCA CCAAGGCCCCTTATCATGTGGAATCCACGCCTGTATAGCAAAGATGTCGGGGTTGGATATAATGTACGGCAGTTAAGGCAATACTTTTTAAG CACTTTTACAACTGTCTATCATATGCGACCTATGCCATTTGGTGCAGTATTTCGTTGTTATCCCGA AATGTGGAAAGTGTTCAGTGATGACAAGGATAGGCCAAATAGATATTTGCTTGCAAAAGAATATGCCAACCGTCCTGATACTGAAGATATTGAG ATGTTATTTGGCAACAACGAAGAACAGAAATCAGAGCAAGGACAAAGCCTGTTTGACAAAGCGGCTGGCGTTTTCTCTTCGGTTAACCGTTTCATGAAGTCTATGTGA